The genomic segment GCGCTCCATGCCTTCGAGGCCGCTGCCCGCCATCACAGCTTCGCCGCTGCCGCGAAGGAACTTGGCGTAACGCCGACGGCAATCAGCCACCAGATACGACAGTTGGAAGAGACTTGCGGCATAGAGCTGTTCCGGCGCCGCCCGCGTCCTTTGCTGCTGACGAGCGCAGGCGCGCGCCTCTATCCAGCCTTGCGCAATGGCTTCGACGCGTTGGCCTCGGCTGTGGCGTTATTGACCGAAGCGGATGCGCAAACGTCGCTGCGCGTGACGAGCCCGAACGCGTTCGCCAGCAGATGGCTGGTTCCGCGACTGCCGAAATGGCGTGAAGCAAACCCCGCCGTTCCTTTGGAGATCATCGGCACGGATGCTGTCCTGGATCTGAGAGCGGATGCCGCAGACGTTGCGATCCGTTATGCACGAAAGCCGCCGCTGGACTTTGTCGCCCACGAGGTGTTTCGGGACGTGTACATGCCTGTTTGCAGCCCGCATCTGCTCGTGCGCCATGGCCCGATCACGCGAGCCGCAGATCTCCTGCGCCTGCCTTTGATCCACTATGACTGGATGAATCGCGATCCAGAAGCGCCGACCTGGCGGCAATGGCTGGCGGTCGCGCGGTCGATCGATCCTGATTTCACACCCCGCGAAAAAGCCTGGGACCTTCGTTTCCGCGAGGAGCTGCACGCGATTGACGCGGTTGTCGGCGGACAGGGGGTTGCGATCTGCAGCGACGTGGTCGTGAGCAATGAACTGAGGAGCGGACTGCTCGTGAAGGCGCATCCGCTCTCCCTGCCCGGCTATGGGTTTTATCTCGTCTCGATGGCTCATAGTCCGCGGGCGCGCGTTATCGAAGCCTTCTCGACGTGGATGAGAGCCCTCGGCTGAAGTCAGGCGAGCAACCTCAAATACCACTAAGCCATCTGAATAAAATCCTGATTTATAATAAAGAATCCTGATTTATAATAAAATGAAGATCTGATACCGAATCAGCTTGTGATTTTATTGGATAAGGTGGGATTTCGATGGGGCGTGATGCCTGTCGTTTGGTTGTCGACATAACTGACTGGAATGTTTTTCTTCCGCGTGGAGCCCCTATTTCCGGCATTCAAAGAGTTACGCTCAATCTGCTGCGGTCGCTGCGGCGGCTCGGCCTGCCCTATTTGATCATTCGCCATGATCTACTGAGCGGGTACCATCGCGAGGTTTCGCCGAGTTTTCTCGACTATGATTTTTCGACGCCGCGGCATCCCAGCGAGCGCGGCCATATGCACACGCACAACCGATACACCAATTCATACCTGCGCTCCGTCATCGCTTCGATGTGGTTTCGCGTGAAACATGGCTTGAAGCGATTCAAGGAGAACCCGCTCGATTGCTTCACCACGCGCTACGTTCCCCGCGACGGCGACATGATCTATCTCGCGGGGGCGGGCTGGGACGCTTCCCTCACGATGGAGGCCATTGCCGGATTCAAAAAACAGGCGAACATTCGCTTCGCTGCCGAGGTCTATGATTTCATACCTTTCATTTCGGAGGTCTATCATGAGCGGTTGGGCCGCCGGCAGTTCCGTCGCTGGATGAAACATACGCGCGGGATCGTCGACACTTACGTGTGCCTCTCGCAACATACCCAGAGGGACTTCGCGCGTTTTCGCCCGGTTCTCAATTTGCCGGATGATGTCCGGACCATCGTCGTGACCCCGCCGCAGGAGTTCGCGTCCGGCGAGGTGTTTGAATCCACAGAATTGCCGGAAGAGACCCACAGGCGCCGCTATGCCCTGTGCGTCGCGCAAGTGTTCAACCACAAGAACGGGCGCCGGGTCATCGAGGCCTGGCGCACGATCGGTCTGGTGGCGGATCAGCGGATGTCGCTGGTGATCGCCGGGGCGACGGCGCGCGAGGAGATCGTGCGTGCCTTCGGCACCGTGCCCAATCTTATCGTCATCGAGCGCCCCAACGACTCAACACTGGCCAATCTCTATCGCAACGCTGAATTCAGCATCTTCCCCAGTCTCTACGAAGGCTGGGGCATGCCGGTGGGCGAGAGCCTCTGGTTCGGCCGTCCGTGCCTTTCGGCCAATGGCAGTTCCATGCCCGAGGTGGGCGGCGATATGTGCGATTATTTCGATCCGCACGCGCCGGGAGAGCTGGAAAACCTGTTGGCGAAGGCGGTGTTCAATGCCGACTTCGTCGCGGCTCGGGCGACGCAGATCGATCAAAACAGGCTGAAGTCTCTCGATGATTATGCGCGTGAGATCCATGCCGCCTTGACGGACGAGGCGCCAACTCAGCCCATCCGGCAGCCGCAAACCAACGCCAACGAATCCACGCTGCAAGCGACCGCATAACGGGCCGCGCTCGGAGGACAGAACAGATGAGCCATTCTCTTTCACTCGACGCCTATTGGCGCGAAACCGCGGACTTTATAGCGGGGCTGAACGGCGCCGCGCGGTCCGTGATCGTGCCGACGGATATGCAATCCGTCTTGCCGAATTCGACCGACTACGAGAACAGCGCCGCCGCGCCGGCCGCCGACATGGTCGTACTGCACAAGGGCGAGATCGAAAGGCTCGGCGCCAACTGGATCGTCGAGGCGATCCGGGGCATGGCACCGGTATACGCCAATGCGGTCTTCGTCGTGTTTTCCAGACTGCCGATTGAACGTCTCTCGGAGGCGAACCCACATGTTAGTTCGTTCCGAACGATGCTCCAGCTCGAAAAGCAACGGGCCGGGGCGGCGTCAAAAGCACGACAGTCGATCTATCTCGGCAACAACCGGGCCATTACGACGACCATCTACGGGCATAAGTTTTTCGTCGATACCCGGGACATCAGCCTGACGCCCCATCTCTTGATCGACGGCAACTGGGAGCCGTGGGTCACGGACGCCTTTCGCCAGGTTGTGGAGCCCGGCATGAACGTCATCGACATCGGCGCCAACATGGGCCACTTCGCGCTCATCGCCGCGAGCCTGGTCGGTTCGGAAGGGCACGTCTATGCCTTCGAGGCCAATCGGGATCTGGCGGAAATCGTTCACTCGAATTTCAGCGTCAACGGCTTCAGCGGTCACGGGACGGTGGAGGCTAAAGCCGTCTTTTCATCGACGCGCACACTGCAGATCGGCTTCCAGAAGC from the Beijerinckia sp. 28-YEA-48 genome contains:
- a CDS encoding glycosyltransferase, producing the protein MGRDACRLVVDITDWNVFLPRGAPISGIQRVTLNLLRSLRRLGLPYLIIRHDLLSGYHREVSPSFLDYDFSTPRHPSERGHMHTHNRYTNSYLRSVIASMWFRVKHGLKRFKENPLDCFTTRYVPRDGDMIYLAGAGWDASLTMEAIAGFKKQANIRFAAEVYDFIPFISEVYHERLGRRQFRRWMKHTRGIVDTYVCLSQHTQRDFARFRPVLNLPDDVRTIVVTPPQEFASGEVFESTELPEETHRRRYALCVAQVFNHKNGRRVIEAWRTIGLVADQRMSLVIAGATAREEIVRAFGTVPNLIVIERPNDSTLANLYRNAEFSIFPSLYEGWGMPVGESLWFGRPCLSANGSSMPEVGGDMCDYFDPHAPGELENLLAKAVFNADFVAARATQIDQNRLKSLDDYAREIHAALTDEAPTQPIRQPQTNANESTLQATA
- a CDS encoding LysR substrate-binding domain-containing protein; its protein translation is MRKLPPLRALHAFEAAARHHSFAAAAKELGVTPTAISHQIRQLEETCGIELFRRRPRPLLLTSAGARLYPALRNGFDALASAVALLTEADAQTSLRVTSPNAFASRWLVPRLPKWREANPAVPLEIIGTDAVLDLRADAADVAIRYARKPPLDFVAHEVFRDVYMPVCSPHLLVRHGPITRAADLLRLPLIHYDWMNRDPEAPTWRQWLAVARSIDPDFTPREKAWDLRFREELHAIDAVVGGQGVAICSDVVVSNELRSGLLVKAHPLSLPGYGFYLVSMAHSPRARVIEAFSTWMRALG
- a CDS encoding FkbM family methyltransferase yields the protein MSHSLSLDAYWRETADFIAGLNGAARSVIVPTDMQSVLPNSTDYENSAAAPAADMVVLHKGEIERLGANWIVEAIRGMAPVYANAVFVVFSRLPIERLSEANPHVSSFRTMLQLEKQRAGAASKARQSIYLGNNRAITTTIYGHKFFVDTRDISLTPHLLIDGNWEPWVTDAFRQVVEPGMNVIDIGANMGHFALIAASLVGSEGHVYAFEANRDLAEIVHSNFSVNGFSGHGTVEAKAVFSSTRTLQIGFQKRYMGSSSIHATSKSAARQLDSVEMRDVPAVSLDDYFPAGKRIDLIKIDAEGSEPSILAGAERLLSENKDIQIFMEFSPVLFRHAYKTPDAFAAMIRERGFSIYRILADSSLELCTASTVFPVEQHWDVLLRRW